The Streptomyces durmitorensis genome contains the following window.
GTCCTCGGGACAGCGGATGCGGGGGTGGTCGAGCCCAATGTGAAGCTGTATACGAATCAAAGGGTGCTCGGTGGCGCCGACTTGAGAAGTGTCGCCGCGCCCTGTAGCGCACCGTCGATTGACTCTATTCCGCTGCATGCCCGACGGGAACGGGCGGTAAGCGTGACCTAACCCACGGTGCCGCAGCACAGGGGGGCGCACGGGTTCATGACGTCCATCAAGTGGACGGTGCAACGCGCCTGTTGACCATGCGGGCGGGCGGGCGCGCACGTCCGGATAGCGGATCCGCGGGCCTGCATAGTGTACTTGGCCTGTTCAAGTCAAGGTCTGTCTTTTCTTCCGTATCTCCGGTCCAATGTCGTCACTTGTGACGCGTATCGCGCGCGGACCTCCTCCGACCGGGACCTCGGCCCGCCTTCGCGCGGACGCGGGGGAGGACAGCATCAAGTGACAGTCAGAAGACGGACGTTCAGAGCCACCGCGGCTGCCGTGGCGATGGCCGCGGCAGCCGCCACGTTCTCGGCAGCCACCGCATCGGCCGACGAGAGCGAGCCGAGCGGGGCACCCGCCATCGACCGGCAGGACCCGAGCAGGGCCAAGGCGCAGGTCGACCACGACCTCGACGGGCCCTTCAGCAAGCAGCAGGCCCAGCAGCGCAAGGCGGCCCTTCAGCAGGTCGTCGCGGGCGATGCCAAGGTGCAGAAGCGCGGCGGCTCCCAGGTCGTGAAGCTCGACGACAAGAAGTACGTCGAGCTGGGCCGGGAGAAGACCGACAAGATCTTCACGATCCTGGTGGAGTTCGGGGACAAGGTGGACGACACCACCATGTTCGACCCGGACGGTCCGGAAGGCCCCGAGGCGCCGGTCAAGAAGTACGGTGGCGCACCCGGCCCCGCGCACAACAAGATAGCGAAGCCGGACCGTGCGAAGGACAACAGCACGGCCTGGCAGAAGGACTACAACCAGAAGCACTTCCAGGACCTCTACTTCGGTGAGGGCAAGGACGCCAAGGGCAAGACCAAGCACTCCCTGAAGACCTACTACGAGAAGACCTCTTCCGGCCGCTACTCGGTCGACGGCGAGGTCTCCGACTGGGTCAAGGTCGACTACAACGAAGCGCGGTACGGCTCCAACTACTGCGGCGACACCAACTGCGCCAACGTCTGGGACGCGGTGAAGGACGGCGTCACCGCCTGGACCAAGGACCAGAAGGCCCAGGGCCGCACGGACGCCCAGATCAAGGCGGACCTCGCCAAGTACGACCTCTGGGACCGCTACGACTTCGACGGCGACGGCAACTTCAACGAGCCCGACGGGTACATCGACCACTTCCAGATCGTCCACGCGGGCGAGGACGAGTCGGCCGGCGGCGGCGCCGAGGGCGAGAACGCCCTGTGGGCCCACCGCTGGTACGCGTACGGCAGCGACGCGGGCAAGACCGGCCCCGGCGAGAACAAGGCCGGTGGCACGCAGATCGGCGACTCGGGCATCTGGGTCGGCGACTACACGATGCAGCCGGAGAACGGCGGCCTCGGCGTCTTCGCCCACGAGTACGGCCACGACCTCGGTCTGCCCGACCTGTACGACACCACGGGCAAGGGCGAGAACTCGGTCGGCTTCTGGTCGCTGATGTCGGCCGGTTCCTGGCTCGGCACCGGCAAGGACGCCATCGGCGACCTGCCCGGCGACATGACCGCCTGGGACAAGTTCCAGCTGGGCTGGCTCGACTACGCCAAGGCCAAGGCCGCGACGACCTCCGAGCACAAGCTGGGCGTCTCGGAGTACAACACCCGCCATCGCCAGGCGCTCGTCGTCGACCTGCCGAAGAAGGCCGTCACCACCACGGTGACCAAGCCGACCGAGGGCTCCAAGCAGTGGTGGAGCGACCAGGGCGACGACCTCAAGAACACCCTGACGCGCTCGGTCGACCTGACCGGCAAGTCCAAGGCCGCGCTCTCCCTTGACGGTTGGTGGGACATCGAGGCCAACTACGACTACCTCTACACCGAGGTGTCGACGGACGGCGGCGCCAACTGGACTCCGGTGGACGGCACCGCGGACGGCAAGCCCATCCCGCGCGACGCCGGTGACAAGCCCGCGTTGACCGGTGCCTCGGGCGCGTACAAGAAGCTCGCGTTCCCGCTCGACGCCTACGCGGGCAAGAAGATCGACGTCCGCTTCCGGTACTCCACGGACGGCGGCGCGGGCGGCAAGGGCTTCGCGGCCGACGCCCTCGTGGTCACCGCGGACGGCGCCAAGCTCTTCGAGGACGGCGCCGAGGGCGACGACAACGGCTGGACGGCGAAGGGCTTTTCGCGCATCGGCGAGTCCTTCACCAAGAACTACGACCAGTACTACCTCGCCGAGAACCGGCAGTACGTGTCGTACGACAAGACCCTGAAGGTCGGCCCGTACAACTTCGGCTTCTCCAAGTCCCGTCCGGACTGGGTGGAGCACTACGCGTACCAGACCGGCCTCATGGTTTGGCAGTGGGACACCTCGCAGAAGGACAACAACACCAGCGCGCACCCCGGCCAGGGCCTGATCCTGCCGGTGGACGCGCACGCCAAGCCGCTCAAGTGGGCGGACGGCACCCTGCTGCGGAACAAGATCCAGCCGTTCGACGCGCCCTTCAGCAAGTTCGCGACCGACAAGTTCACGCTTCACAACGCGGACGTCGCGCTGAAGATCAAGTCCCAGAAGGGCGTCCCGGTCTTCGACGACCGCAAGGGCACCTACTGGTACAAGGAGAACGGCACGGGAAGTGTCAAGGTCACTGACACCAACACCCAGATCAAGATCGTCAAGCAGCCGAAGGATGGCTCCTCGATCACGGTCCAGGTCGGCCCCTCCACGAAGTAACTAGCGTTTTCGCAGGTCAAGCCATGATCGGCCGTCGCCCTCTAGCGGGCGGCGGCCGATCGTGTTTAGGTGCGTCCTGTGGATTTCTTATTGACACGGGGTCCGGCCAGGGGCTCTGTGCGCCGTCTCACGGGGGTGTGACCAGCCATGTCCGCAGGAGGTTTCAGCAAGCTGCCGAACGGCAGTGTGGTGGTGGCCTTGACCCTGCCGAGCCCGGCCATGGGCGGCGGCAATGTCCGGATGATCGTCCACGCGGTGAACCGCGCGAGGGCGCTGACACGCCTGCGGAACCTCGGCATGCGCGCCGTCTATCTGCGGGGCAACGCGGAGCCTCCGACGCCGGACGAGATCACGGCGGTCCTGCATCACCCGGACGGGCTGATATGGCGTACAGCGCCGGACGCTGCGGCTGAGCTCTGGCATCCCATCCGAGCCCTGAAGCGGCAGGCACTCCAGGGCCAGAGACCCGGGCGGCCGGAAGCGAGCACCTCGGGCGTGTGATCTGCCCCTGCGGGCCGGTGGGGGCTGGTCGCGCCCACGCGGCGGAGCCGCATGTGGCACAGCCCCGCGCCCCTTACGGGGCACAGCCCCGCGCCCCTGGAGCGGCTAGACGACCGGCTTGCCCGTCAGCTCCACCCCGGCCGCCCGCAGCTCCTCAAGGGTCCGCTCGGTCGTCTCCTTGGAGACACCCGCGGTCAGGTCGAGCAGGACCACCGTGCCGAATCCTTCCCGCACCGCGTCCAGGGCGGTGGCGCGCACGCAGTGGTCCGTGGCGATGCCCACCACGTCCACGTCGGTGATCTTCCGGGCCCGCAGCCACTCCGCCAGCGGGACGCCGTTCTCGTCGGTCCCCTCGAAGCCGCTGTAGGCGGCCGAGTAGGCACCCTTGTCGAAGACCGTGTCGATGGCACCGGACGCGACGACCGGCGCGAAGTTCGGGTGGAACCCGGTCCCCTCCGTGCCCGCCACGCAGTGCGGGGGCCAGGAGTGGGCGAAGTCCGGGTGGTCCGAGAAGTGGTCGCCCGGGTCGATGTGGTGATCGCGGGTGGCCACCACGTGCCGGTAGCCCGCGGGTGCCTGCCCGATGAGCTCGGTGATCGCGGCGGCCACGTCCGACCCTCCGGCCACCGCGAGGCTGCCGCCCTCGCAGAAGTCGTTCTGCACATCGACGACGATCAGAGCGCGGCGCATCGGGTGTCCTTCGGCTAGGCAAGACTCGTAGGCGTTGGGGAGAGGGAGGGGGACTCGGCCGGATGAACCGAGCGTAGAGACTTCGACCGAGTTGCGGGAGAGGGCGTTCGAACGCCCCCTCCTTCACTCCGGCGCACCTCAGACGTATTCCGTCGGAATGACGGCTTCACCCTTCGAAAGCTGCGTCGCCGAGAGCGGGAGCCGCTCCCGTGCCGCAGCGTGCCGGTCGCGCACGGTGTCGAGCGGCTCGCGCGCCACCACCTCACCGCCCTTGATCAGCTCGACGAGGAGCTGGTGGTCGGCGAGCTCCACCGGCACGGCGCCCGTTCCGATCACCTCGGCCTCGGCCACCCCGTGCTCGTCGGGCCGCCGCGCGGCCCACTTGCGGCCGCCCACGGACGACTTGGCGCCGAGCGACTTCTTGGCCACCGGCTCCAGCGGAGCCTTCACGTCCGCCGAGTGGGCGCGGGCCACCAGCTTGTAGACCATCGAGCAGGTCGGGTGCCCCGACCCGGTGACGAGCTGCGTGCCCACGCCGTACGCGTCCACGGGCGCCGCGGCGAGCGAGGCGATGGCGTACTCGTCGAGGTCGGAGGTCACGACGATCTTCGTCTTCGTGGCGCCGAGCTCGTCGAGCTGGTCGCGCACCCGGTGCGCGACCAGGAGCAGGTCCCCGGAGTCGATGCGCACGGCGCCGAGCTCGGGCCCCGCGATGTCGACGGCGGTGCGGACGGCCTCGGTCACGTCGTACGTGTCGACGAGCAGCGTGGTGCCGGGGCCCAGGGAGTCCACCTGGGCCTGGAACGCGTCGCGCTCGTTGTCGTGCAGAAGGGTGAAGGCGTGGGCCGACGTGCCGACCGTGGGGATGTCGTAGCGGAACCCGGCCGCGAGGTCGGACGTGGTGGTGAAGCCGCCGACGTACGCGGCGCGCGAGGCGGCGACGGCCGCCAGCTCGTGCGTGCGCCGTGCGCCCATCTCGATCAGCGGGCGCTCACCGGCGGCCGAGGCCATCCGGGACGCGGCGGCCGCGATCGCCGAGTCGTGGTTGAGGATGGAGAGGATCACCGTCTCCAGGAGCACGCACTCCGCGAAAGATCCCTCGACGCGCAGGATCGGCGATCCGGGGAAGTAGACCTCGCCCTCCGGATAGCCCCAGACGTCACCGCTGAAGCGGTACGAGGAGAGCCACTCCAAGGTCGCCTCGTCGACGACACGGCGCTCGCGCAGGAATCCGATGACGTCGGCGTCGAAGCGGAAGTTCTCGACGGCGTCCAGGACCCGGCCGGTCCCGGCCACCACTCCATAGCGGCGCCCCTCGGGCAGTCTGCGCGTGAAGACCTCGAAGACGGAGCGCCGATCGGCGGTGCCGGCCTTCAGCGCGGCCTGCAGCATCGTGAGCTCGTAGTGATCCGTGAAGAGCGCTGTCGACGGAACATCCACCGGCAGCCCAAGGTCCGCTGTGTTCATACGAAGGATGCTACCCCGCATCTCGTCACTCTGACGATTTCGTGAGCCCATTTGTGCGAGGGCCCCCTGCGGGTGGCAGCATGGGACAAGTGAGTACGGCTCCCGCAGAGATCACCCGCCCGGAATCGGACGAAGAGACGTTCGCCGTCCCGGAGCCCGACGTCCCCTGGATCACGCTCGTCCACAACGACCCGGTCAATTTGATGAGTTACGTGACCTATGTGTTCCAGTCCTACTTCGGGTACTCGAAGGAGAAGGCCACGAAGCTGATGATGGACGTGCATCACAAGGGCCGGGCCGTCGTCTCCACCGGCTCCCGCGAGGAGATGGAGCGCGACGTACAGGCCATGCACGGATACGGTCTTTGGGCCACCCTCCAGCAGGACCGGAAGTAGCGACGCATCTGATGCCAGGACAATTCGAAGCCATTCCCGGGGGCGGCGCCGCCGTCGCGCTCGACGAGGTCGAGATCTCGATCATCCGCTCCCTCGCCGTGCAGCTCCTGGAGCTGATCGGGCCCGGCCCGGCCGAGGACGCGTCCGACGACCCCCTCGCGGAGCTGTTCGCGGAGGGGCCGAGCGAGCCGCCCGCCGACCCGGTCCTCAAGCGGCTGCTTCCTGACGCGTACGGGGGCCCCGGCAGCGAGAAGGCCGACGAGGACGAACTGCGCGCGTACTCATCGGAGTTCAGGCGCTTCACCGAGAACGACCTGCGGGCCAAGAAGCGCGACGACGCCCTGGTGGTGATCCGCTGTCTCGACGCCCTGACGTCGAAGGGCGAGGGCGGCGCCGTCCTGAAGCTGTCGGCCGACGAGTCGCGGCACTGGCTCGGCGCGCTCAACGACCTGCGCCTGGCGATCGGCGCGCGCCTCGAAGTGACCGACGAGGACGACACGGACGTGCTCTTCCAGCTGCCGGACTCCGACCCCCGCAAGCCGATGGTGATGGCCTACCTCTGGCTGGGCGGTCTGCAGGAGACGCTGGTCGGCACGCTCATCGGTTAGAAGTCACACCCGGGCCGCGCAAAGTCGTTGTATGTAGCAGCGGTTACCCTCCGTTCGCTCATCGGACGCTCAAATCCGGATAACGATCGTGTTACTCGGCTGCCCGTCTTTGATGCGGCGAGGGAATTTTGTCCGGTTCTTCTCGTGGCATGGGCCACACGCGGCTCAGCCGATCACTGTTGCGGCCGTGATAAATCTTCACGACCACTCGGTGACGCCACCCATGTCACCGGTGGCGCTCGGGCCGGCAGACCGCCGGTAGCACTCCATCCATATCCGGGGGGATCAGGACCTGATCCGTGGCCATTACGCAGACTGCGGGCACGGATCTAGCGTGGAGAAAGGCGTCACCATGACCTCAGTGCAGGTCGAAGAGCACCACGACGGCAATGAGGCCGACGGAGCGGGCGGTTCGTCCGGTTCGTCAGGCGAGGGTTATCAGCGCGGGCTCGGTGCCCGGCAGATCCAGATGATCGCGATCGGCGGTGCCATCGGCACCGGCCTGTTCCTCGGCGCGGGCAAGGCCATTCACAAGGCCGGCCCGAGCCTCATCCTGGCGTACGCCATCGCCGGCCTCGTCATCTTCTTCATCATGCGGGCCCTGGGCGAGCTGCTCATGTACCGCGCCGTGTCGGGCTCCTTCTCGGAGTACGCACGTGAATTCATCGGCCCGTTCTTCGGGTACGTGACCGGCTGGACGTACTGGCTCTTCTGGGTCGTCACCGGCATCACGGAAGTCACGGCGGCGGCCCAGTACATGCAGTACTGGACGCACGACTCCATTCCACAATGGGCCTACGCGCTGATCTTCACGGTCATCCTGTACGGCGCCAACCTGATCTCCGTGAAGCTCTTCGGCGAGCTCGAGTTCTGGTTCTCGATGGTCAAGGTCACCGCGATCATCGGCATGATCCTGATCTGCCTCGGCATCCTCACCATCGGCTTCTCCGACGCCGGTGACACCGCTTCCGTGACCCACCTGTGGGACCAGGGCGGCTTCTTCCCGAACGGCATCGGCTCCACGCTGATGACGCTCCAGATCGTGATGTTCGCCTTCCTGGCCGTCGAGCTCGTCGGCGTCACCGCGGGCGAGTCCAAGGACCCGAAGACCGTCCTGCCCAAGGCCATCAACACCGTGCCGTGGCGCATCGCCGTCTTCTACGTCGGCGCGCTCATCATGATCCTCTCGGTCGTGCCGTGGACGGAGTTCGTGCCGGGCGTCTCGCCGTTCGTCGCCGCCTTCGACAAGATGGGCCTCGGCGTCGGCGCCGCGATCGTCAACTTCGTCGTCCTGACGGCCGCGCTCTCCTCCTGCAACTCCGGCATGTACTCCACCGGCCGCATGCTGCGCGACCTGGCGCTGAACGGCCAGGGCCCGAAGTTCTTCACCAAGCTCACGAAGAACGGCCTGCCGCTCGTCGGCACCACCTTCTCCGCCGCACTGATGCTGGTCGGCGTCTGGATCAACTACCAGTGGCCGGGCGAGGCGTTCAACTACGTCGTCTCCTTTGCGACCATCTCCGGCATGTGGGCCTGGATCATGATCCTGGTCTGCCAGATCAAGTACCGCCGCAAGGCCGACCGAGGCGAGCTGCCGCAGTCCACCTTCCGGGCGCCGGGCGCCCCGTACACGAGCTGGTTCGCGCTCGCCTTCATCGCGATGGTCATCGTGATGATGGGCGTCGACAAGGACGCGCGGATCTCGCTCTACGCGGCTCCGGTCTGGGCCCTGATCCTCGGCGTCGGCTACCTGGTCATGCAGAAGCGCGGCAACGCGCAGCCGTCGGGCGGCGGCGAGGCCGAGCCGCAGGACGCGGTGAAGTAGCGCCGTAACGTCTGATCCCAGCATGTGGGCCGGTCCGTACCACTCTTCGGTACGGACCGGCCCTTCTGCTTATCCTGGCTGCCATGCTGACCCTCACCCAGGCCCTCCACGACCAGATCGTCGCGCACGCGCGCCAGGACCACCCCGACGAGGCCTGCGGTGTGGTCGCGGGCCCGGAGGGCACCGGCCGCCCGGAACGCTTCATCCCGATGCTGAACGCGGCCCGCTCGCCCACGTTCTACGAGTTCGACTCGGGCGACCTCCTCAAGCTCTACCGCGAGATGGACGACCGGGACGAGGAGCCGGTGATCGTCTACCACTCGCACACGGCGACCGAGGCATACCCCTCGCGCACGGACATCACGTACGCGAACGAGCCCGGCGCCCACTACGTCCTGGTCTCCACGGCCGACACCGACGACGCGGGCGAGTTCCAGTTCCGCTCCTTCCGGATCGTCGATGGCGAGGTCACCGAGGAAGAGGTCGAGATCGTCCAGGCATACTGAGCTTCACCTTGAGGCGGCAGGACCCAGGAAGCCGGTGCGAATCCGGCACGGTCCCGCCACTGTGACCCCTCCCCTCGCGGGCGGGGCAGTCAGGAACTGACCTGCCGCCTTCTTCTCCCACGACGCAGGGGACGCGGAATCCCCTGGAGGAGGCAGCTCAGCCATGTCACGCCCCATACGCACGCACATGCACCTGCGCGTGCTCATCGCCGCGGCCCTGCTGGCCCCGCTGGCCGCGTGTTCGTCCTCTTCTTCCCCTTCCTCCTCCGGCGACCCGGACGCGAAGCCGGGGCCCAAGACACCCGGCTTCCCGTACACGGTCACGAACTGCGGCGTGAAGACGACGTACGAAGCGCCCCCGAAGCGCGCCGTGACGATGAACCAGCACGCGACGGAAGTGATGCTTGAGCTCGGCCTGAAGGACCGCCTCGCGGGGACGGCGTACCTGGACGACAAGGTCCTGCCGAAGTACGCGAAGGCGTACGCGGACACCCCCGTCCTGGCCAAGGAATACCCCTCCTACGAGAAGCTCCTGGCCGCCAACCCCGACTACGTCTACGGCGGCTACGCGAGCGCCTTCCTGGCGGGCGAGGGCCGCAGCCGCGGGGCCCTGGCGAAGTCCGGCATCGAGAGCCGCCTCAACGTCGAGGGCTGCGCGAAGCGGGCGGTGTCGATGGACGACGTCTACAAGGAGGTCCGCGAGGTCGGCAGCACGTTCGGTGTGCGGCCGCGGGCGGACAAGTGGGTGGACGCGGCGAAGAGCGAACTGTCCGCCACCGCGAAGAAGCTGAAGTCCAAGAAGCCCCTCCCGGTCTTCGTCTACGACAGCGGCGACAAGTCCGCGTTCACGGCGGGCGGCCGTGGCATCGGCAACGACATCATCGAGCGGGCGGGCGGCCGCAACGTCTTCGCCGACCTGGACAAGTCCTTCGGCGACGCGTCCTGGGAGTCGGTGGTCGACCGCAAGCCCGAGGTGATCGTGATCCTCGACTACGGCGGCACGACGGTCGCCCAGAAGAAGAAGCGCCTCCTCGACGACCCGGTCCTCGCGGACGTCCCCGCCATCAAGCACAAGCGCTTCGCGGTGCTTCCGCTGTCGGACGCGGTGGTGGGGGTACGGGCACCGGCGGCGGTGAGCAAGCTGGCGGGCCAGCTGTGAAGGGGCAGGGGGTTCAGCCCGTCCGGCGTTTGAGGACGAACTCGGCGGAGCCGGTGATCGACGGCAGCCCGTCGGGCGTGAGGGGAAGGCTCCGTTACGGCACCGTTGTCGCCGGGCTGCTGGTGGCCCTCGCGGCGGCGGTCGTTGCGGGCCTGGCCCTGGGGTCGGTCCGCATCCCCGCGTCTGACGTCCTGGAGATCCTCACCGGAGGCGCGGAACCTTCCCCGTTCCGCACGATCGTCCTGGACGTCCGCCTGCCCCGGGTCCTGCTCGGCGCAGCCGTCGGCGCCGGGCTAGCCGTCATCGGCACCGTCCTCCAGGCCCTGGTGCGCAACCCCCTGGCCGACCCGTTCCTCCTCGGCGTCTCCTCCGGAGCATCCGCGGGAGCCGTCGCCGTCATCGTCCTCGGCAGTGCCTTCGGCATCGGCGCGGGCCTGGCCACCACCGTCACCATCCCGGCCGCGGCCTTCGCCGGCGCCCTGCTCTCCCTGCTCGTCGTCTACACCCTGGCCAGGTCGGGTGGGGGAGGGTTCGCCACCGGGCGCCTGATCCTCGCCGGAGTGGCCGTCTCGTACATCCTCTCCGCCCTGACCAGCCTGATCCTGATCATGGCCGACAGCGCGGACCACCTGAAGGAAGTCCTGTACTGGACGCTCGGCGGCCTCGGCAGCGCCCGCTGGGACATGCTCGCCCTGCCGGGCGCCGCCCTGATCGCGGGCACGGCGCTGCTCGTCGCCCTGGCCCGCCCGCTCGACCTGCTCCTGGTCGGGGAGGAGGGCGCCACTGTGCTCGGCCTCGACACGGCACGCTTCCGCGCCGCCGTCTTCGTCCTCGCCTCGCTCCTGACCGGCGTACTCGTCGCGTACAGCGGAGCCATCGGCTTCGTCGGCCTGATGGTGCCGCACGCGGCCCGGATGCTGGTCGGCGCCGCGCACCGGGCGCTCCTGCCGGTGGTGGCCCTGATGGGCGCGGTGTTCCTGGTGGCCGCCGACCTCGCCGCGCGCACGGTCGCGGCGCCGCAGGACATCCCGGTCGGCGTCCTGACGGCGCTGACGGGCGGTCCGTTCTTCCTGTGGATGCTGCGAAGGAACCGTACGGAGGCCACCGCATGAGCGACCGCATGAGCAACCCGGCTGTCCTGCGCACCGAATCCCTCTCCTACCGCACAGGCGAGAAGACCCTCGTCGACGACGTCACCCTGCACGCCGACCGAGGCGAGACCGTCGGCCTCGTCGGCCCCAACGGCAGCGGCAAGACCACCCTCCTGCGCTGCGTCTACGGCACCCTCACGCCCACCGGCGGCCGCGTCCTCCTGGACGGCGACGACCTCGCGGCCCGCTCGGCCAAGGACCGCGCCCGCCGCATCGCCACGGTCCCGCAGGACGGGCACACCGGCTTCGAGCTCACCGTCCGGCAGATCGTCGCCATGGGCCGCTCCCCGCACAAGCGCTTCTGGGAGGCGGACAGCGCGCGGGACGCCGTCCTGGTCGGCGAGGCCCTTGAGCGGGTCGGCGCGGCGGACCTCGCCCACCGCACCTTCGCCGGGCTCTCCGGCGGCGAGCGCCAGCGCGCGCTCGTGGCGAGGGCGCTGGTGCAGGAGCCCGGGGTCCTCGTCCTCGACGAACCGACCAACCACCTGGACATCCGCTACCAGCTGGAGATCCTCTCCCTGGTCCGCGACCTCGGCACGACGAATCTCCTGGCCCTGCACGACCTCAACCTGGCGGCCTACTACTGCGACCGTCTGTACGTGCTCGACGCCGGCCGCCTGGTCGCGTCGGGACCGCCGAAGGAGGTTCTGACCAGCGAGCTCCTCGCCGATGTGTACGGCGTCACAGCGGAGGTCGCGGTGCACCCGGCCACGGGCGCTCCGACGGTCACCTACCTGCCCACAGCGGGGCGCCGCATCGCGCCATCCACGTGATGGACGCATTCCATCCACCATGTGAGATCACATTCCAGAACCCGGACCGGGAATCGATACGATGACCGCATGGTTCCCCACGACGTGAGCGACAAGATGCCGGGCATGCTGCTCGTTGCGCGTCTGCACGTCGATTTGTGCAGGCTCTCCAGCGCGATCTGTTCGCGCTGACAGCCGCCGCCGTACGGCCGTGAGCCGCGGCGCCACCTGCGCGTAACGCCTGACGCCTACGCACTCGAACTGACGCACCCGCACGACCGGGCCGCCGCGCGCCCACCCACGTGACTTCTCCCGACAGGAGCCCCCAGCCATGGCCATCGAGGTCCGCATCCCGACCATCCTCCGCACCTACACCGACGGCGCCAAGGCCGTCGAGGGCAGCGGGGACACCCTCGCCGAGCTCTTCACCGACCTCGACTCGCGGCACGCGGGCATCGCCGAGCGCATCGTGGACGGCGACAAGCTGCGCCGCTTCGTGAACGTGTACCTGAACGACGAGGACGTCCGCTTCCTGGACGGCATCACCACCAAGCTCACGGACGGCGACAACGTGACGATCCTCCCGGCCGTGGCCGGCGGCATGGTCTGATCGCGGATGCCTCGCTACGACTCCCCGCTGGCGGCCGTGGGCAACACGCCCCTCGTCCGCCTGCCGCGCCTCTCGCCCTCCGACGACGTCCGCATCTGGGCGAAGCTGGAGGACCGCAACCCGACCGGTTCCATCAAGGACCGCCCGGCGCTGCACATGGTCGAACAGGCGGAGAAGGACGGGCGGTTGACGCCCGGCTGCACGATCCTGGAGCCGACGTCCGGCAACACGGGCATCTCGCTCGCGATGGCGGCCAAGCTCAAGGGCTACCGCATCGTGTGCGTCATGCCGGAGAACACCTCGCAGGAGCGGCGTGAGCTCCTCGCCATGTGGGGCGCGGAGATCATTCCGTCCCCGGCGGCGGGCGGCTCCAACACGGCCGTACGCGTGGCCAAGGAGCTGGCTGCCGAGCACCCGGACTGGGTGATGCTCTACCAGTACGGCAACCCGGACAACGCGGGCGCGCACTACGCGACGACCGGCCCGGAGATCCTCGCGGACCTCCCCTCGGTCACCCACTTCGTGGCGGGCCTCGGCACCACGGGCACGCTCATGGGCGTGGGCCGCTTCCTGCGCGAGCAGAAGCCGGACATCAAGATCGTCGCCGCGGAGCCCCGCTACGACGACCTCGTGTACGGCCTGCGGAACCTCGACGAGGGCTTCGTCCCCGAGCTGTACGACGCGTCCGTCCTGACCACCCGCTTCTCCGTCGGCTCGGCGGACGCGGTGACGCGCACCCGCGAGCTCCTCCAGCAGGAGGGCATCTTCGCCGGGGTCTCCACCGGCGCCGCGCTGCACGCGGCGATCGGCGTCGGCAAGAAGGCGGTGGCGGCGGGGGAGTCCGCCGACATCGTGTTCGTGGTGGCCGACGGCGGGTGGAAGTACCTCTCGACGGGCGTCTACACCGCCGAGACGACCGAGGCGGCCATCGAGACACTGCAGGGCCAGCTCTGGGCTTAGGCGCCCTGCGGAGCGGGTTCATCACCGGCTCCGCCGCGTTCGTCCTCAAACGCCGGACGGGCTGAGATTCTTCGGCCTGCCCGGCGTTTTCGCGTCCTGCCCCGCCGCGGAGTCGGGCGACGCCTGGCTCGACGGCACCGCAAGTCACCGGT
Protein-coding sequences here:
- a CDS encoding immune inhibitor A domain-containing protein, encoding MTVRRRTFRATAAAVAMAAAAATFSAATASADESEPSGAPAIDRQDPSRAKAQVDHDLDGPFSKQQAQQRKAALQQVVAGDAKVQKRGGSQVVKLDDKKYVELGREKTDKIFTILVEFGDKVDDTTMFDPDGPEGPEAPVKKYGGAPGPAHNKIAKPDRAKDNSTAWQKDYNQKHFQDLYFGEGKDAKGKTKHSLKTYYEKTSSGRYSVDGEVSDWVKVDYNEARYGSNYCGDTNCANVWDAVKDGVTAWTKDQKAQGRTDAQIKADLAKYDLWDRYDFDGDGNFNEPDGYIDHFQIVHAGEDESAGGGAEGENALWAHRWYAYGSDAGKTGPGENKAGGTQIGDSGIWVGDYTMQPENGGLGVFAHEYGHDLGLPDLYDTTGKGENSVGFWSLMSAGSWLGTGKDAIGDLPGDMTAWDKFQLGWLDYAKAKAATTSEHKLGVSEYNTRHRQALVVDLPKKAVTTTVTKPTEGSKQWWSDQGDDLKNTLTRSVDLTGKSKAALSLDGWWDIEANYDYLYTEVSTDGGANWTPVDGTADGKPIPRDAGDKPALTGASGAYKKLAFPLDAYAGKKIDVRFRYSTDGGAGGKGFAADALVVTADGAKLFEDGAEGDDNGWTAKGFSRIGESFTKNYDQYYLAENRQYVSYDKTLKVGPYNFGFSKSRPDWVEHYAYQTGLMVWQWDTSQKDNNTSAHPGQGLILPVDAHAKPLKWADGTLLRNKIQPFDAPFSKFATDKFTLHNADVALKIKSQKGVPVFDDRKGTYWYKENGTGSVKVTDTNTQIKIVKQPKDGSSITVQVGPSTK
- a CDS encoding nicotinamidase, which encodes MRRALIVVDVQNDFCEGGSLAVAGGSDVAAAITELIGQAPAGYRHVVATRDHHIDPGDHFSDHPDFAHSWPPHCVAGTEGTGFHPNFAPVVASGAIDTVFDKGAYSAAYSGFEGTDENGVPLAEWLRARKITDVDVVGIATDHCVRATALDAVREGFGTVVLLDLTAGVSKETTERTLEELRAAGVELTGKPVV
- a CDS encoding nicotinate phosphoribosyltransferase; amino-acid sequence: MNTADLGLPVDVPSTALFTDHYELTMLQAALKAGTADRRSVFEVFTRRLPEGRRYGVVAGTGRVLDAVENFRFDADVIGFLRERRVVDEATLEWLSSYRFSGDVWGYPEGEVYFPGSPILRVEGSFAECVLLETVILSILNHDSAIAAAASRMASAAGERPLIEMGARRTHELAAVAASRAAYVGGFTTTSDLAAGFRYDIPTVGTSAHAFTLLHDNERDAFQAQVDSLGPGTTLLVDTYDVTEAVRTAVDIAGPELGAVRIDSGDLLLVAHRVRDQLDELGATKTKIVVTSDLDEYAIASLAAAPVDAYGVGTQLVTGSGHPTCSMVYKLVARAHSADVKAPLEPVAKKSLGAKSSVGGRKWAARRPDEHGVAEAEVIGTGAVPVELADHQLLVELIKGGEVVAREPLDTVRDRHAAARERLPLSATQLSKGEAVIPTEYV
- the clpS gene encoding ATP-dependent Clp protease adapter ClpS — protein: MGQVSTAPAEITRPESDEETFAVPEPDVPWITLVHNDPVNLMSYVTYVFQSYFGYSKEKATKLMMDVHHKGRAVVSTGSREEMERDVQAMHGYGLWATLQQDRK
- a CDS encoding DUF2017 domain-containing protein, yielding MPGQFEAIPGGGAAVALDEVEISIIRSLAVQLLELIGPGPAEDASDDPLAELFAEGPSEPPADPVLKRLLPDAYGGPGSEKADEDELRAYSSEFRRFTENDLRAKKRDDALVVIRCLDALTSKGEGGAVLKLSADESRHWLGALNDLRLAIGARLEVTDEDDTDVLFQLPDSDPRKPMVMAYLWLGGLQETLVGTLIG